One Tiliqua scincoides isolate rTilSci1 chromosome 9, rTilSci1.hap2, whole genome shotgun sequence DNA segment encodes these proteins:
- the FAAP24 gene encoding Fanconi anemia core complex-associated protein 24 translates to MMSNETTPVRAGAVNVPYGHVIGNEKWKGSQIALGMQGKVKLILEDGLGLVDFHLSNRSCVLYISEADLVGGNDFKRRLVRFRNASSLQGIVIVEKTQISNQYFPAVQKFVVLELGMVLLPVADQGEAAQLIIQLVRKQAKDQASNPFLHKKAPQLLEPFVFQTVQQIPGVGKTKALLLLEQFGSLHRLCNASIQELELVVGHALAQQIHAFFTQAK, encoded by the exons ATGATGTCAAATGAAACAACCCCTGTCCGAGCAGGAGCTGTAAACGTCCCTTATGGGCATGTGATTGGAAATGAGAAATGGAAAGGCTCACAGATTGCTCTGGGGATGCAAG GGAAAGTCAAGCTAATTCTAGAAGATGGCCTGGGACTTGTTGATTTTCATCTTTCAAATAGATCCTGTGTTCTTTATATTTCTGAAGCAGACTTAGTAGGAGGAAATGACTTCAAAAGACGACTTGTGCGCTTTAGAAAT GCCAGCAGTCTTCAAGGAATTGTGATAGTTGAAAAAACCCAAATAAGTAATCAGTATTTCCCTGCGGTACAGAAGTTTGTTGTTCTGGAACTTGGAATGGTGTTGCTTCCAGTGGCTGATCAAGGAGAGGCAGCACAGCTTATTATCCAACTA GTCCGAAAACAAGCTAAAGATCAAGCCAGCAACCCttttcttcataagaaagctcCCCAACTTTTGGAGCCTTTTGTGTTCCAAACAGTTCAGCAAATTCCAGGAGTCGGGAAAACAAAAGCTTTGCTTCTGCTGGAACAGTTTGGAAGCCTGCACCGGCTTTGTAATGCTTCTATTCAAGAGCTCGAGCTGGTAGTTGGGCATGCGCTAGCACAACAGATTCATGCATTTTTCACCCAAGCTAagtag